AACGTGGACGCGTTGGCGCATTCTGGAATATCTCTCACAATGTTGGCGGTGGTATTGTTGCCCCGATCGTGGGTGCCGCATTTGCCATTTTGGGGAGCGAGCACTGGCAAAGTGCTAGCTATATTGTTCCGGCCGGTGTGGCCGTCCTGTTCGCTTTTATTGTGCTAATGCTCGGGAAAGGTTCACCACGCCAGGAAGGCTTACCGGCTCTGGAACAAATGATGCCGGAAGAAAAAGTCGTATTAAATTCCCGACACACTGTCCAGGCGCCAGAAAATATGAGTGCCTTCCAGATCTTCTGCACCTATGTGCTGCGTAATAAGAATGCCTGGTATGTATCACTGGTAGATGTCTTCGTCTATATGGTGCGTTTTGGCATGATTAGCTGGTTGCCTATTTATCTGTTAACCGAAAAACATTTTTCGAAAGAGCAAATGAGCATCGCTTTTCTGTTTTTTGAATGGGCGGCAATCCCTTCCACATTACTGGCGGGTTGGCTTACCGATAAACTGTTTAAAGGCCGTCGCATGCCGCTGGCCATGATTTGTATGGCGCTGATTTTCGTCTGTTTGATCGGCTACTGGAAAAGTGAATCCCTGCTGATGGTCACTATTTTTGCCGCCATTGTGGGTTGCCTGATCTATGTTCCACAGTTCCTCGCTTCTGTTCAGACGATGGAAATCGTCCCCAGCTTCGCAGTGGGGTCAGCGGTAGGTTTACGCGGATTTATGAGCTACATTTTTGGCGCGTCGCTGGGAACCAGCCTGTTTGGCGTAATGGTCGACAAAATGGGATGGCATGGCGGATTCTATCTGTTGATGGGTGGGATTGTCTGCTGCATCCTGTTTTGCTACCTCTCTCATCGTGGCGCGCTGGAGCTCGAACAGCAGCGAAAAAATGCTCAGCAAGAGGAAGCCTCACTCCAGTTGGCGGATGCCCGGTAATTCATTTCGCTCTCACAAAAAAGTGCCAGCGATGCTGGCACTTCAATAACTCAGATAAATAAAAAAGCTCAACGTGATAATTTATTGCTAAACGTAACATTCCAAATTATTGCTTACCGTAACCCACCATAAAGCGAATAATCAAACCGCAAGCAGGAGCAAGAAACAGGAATAACCCGGTTACCATTTCGTTACCATTGGTCAATCGCATAGTAAAAAAGTAAATTAATGCCGTAAGGATGGCCATGCCGAGAAAAGCGCTGATTGACGCCGCAGCGCCCATAACCTGCCAGATATAGCAACTGACGCACAAAATGCTCAGAGCGAGAAAGATCCAGAAATAGAGCATAGCGATACCTCCTGTTTGCCGTAAACTTAACGTAAGTCCTTACACTCCCTTAACTTTATATTCTAAGACAATTCCTATCCTCGTGCAATTTCAGCAACATCTTAGTTACAAAAATCCTTCACCTGCATACTATTACTCTCTCGGGCAGACATTTATTTAATCTGCATAAAAACAACGGATTATATATAGGTTAATTTTTGTTCTTAATCGCCTTAAAAACATTTACGAATCTTGAGTAATTATTTCTGGCTGACATTAATTTTCGGGTGTACATTGTGCGTCCGATCATTCATGCCCCCTCGTGGTTTTGTCCTGACTCAGTTTTACACTCTTTACAGGAACCAATGTCGTTCATGGCGGCCTAACGATCAGTACAGAGTGTAAAGCGAAAGACAAAGAATCTTCGCGATACATCTATTTCGTATCAACAACAGGTGCTTATGTTCCCCCAATGTAAATTTTCACGCGCGTTTTTGCATCCGCGCTACTGGCTCACGTGGTTTGGTGTTGGAGTGCTCTGGTTACTGGTACAGCTTCCCTATCCCGTATTGTGTTTTCTTGGTACTCGTACAGGAACGCTGGCTCGTCCATTTTTAAAACGCCGTGAATCTATTGCACGTAAAAATCTCGAACTCTGTTTCCCAAATTTGTCGCAGGAAGAAAGAGACAAACTGGTCGATGAGAATTTCCGTTCACTCGGCATGGGGCTACTTGAAACAGGTATGGCCTGGTTCTGGCCGGACCGTCGGGTGCGTAAATGGTTTGATGTAGAAGGACTGGACAACCTGAAGCGCGCCCAGTTGCAAAATCGTGGCGTGATGGTTGTAGGTGTACACTTTATGTCGCTCGAGTTGGGTGGCCGCGTAATGGGGCTTTGTCAGCCAATGATGGCGACCTATCGCCCGCACAACAATAAGTTGATGGAGTGGATCCAAACCCGTGGTCGTATGCGCTCCAACAAGGCGATGATCGGCAGAAATAATCTACGTGGTATTGTCGGTGCTCTGAAAAAAGGAGAAGCCGTATGGTTTGCCCCCGATCAGGACTACGGTCGTAAAGGAAGCTCATTTGCCCCCTTCTTTGCCGTCAAAGATGTGGCAACCACCAACGGTACCTACGTGCTGTCGCGTTTGTCTGGTGCAGCGATGCTGACCGTAACCATGGTGAGAAAAGCAGATAACTCTGGTTATCGCCTGTTCATCACGCCTGAAATGGAAGGTTACCCGTCTGATGAGTGCCAGGCAGCGGCCTATATGAATAAAATTATCGAAAAAGAGATCATGCGCGCCCCCGAGCAGTATCTCTGGATCCACCGTCGCTTCAAAACGCGCCCGATGGGTGAAGCCTCGTTGTATATCTGAAAAGAAAGGCCGCAAGGCCTTTCTTTTTTTCTACGGCTGAATTACTTCACGCCCCATTTATTGTGGAGTTCAGTCATTCGTTCGCTATAGCTTCGGGCAATGCAGGCTGGCTCATCATCCTTCTCCTTCCAGCACTCGTTGCGTCCTTTGATCCAACCGCGCTGCTCTGCTTTTAACATCGGATCATTCTTCGATTTAGCCAGTGCCTGTTTAAAAATTTCGTTCAATTTCAGATCCATTGCAGAGAGCGATGGGCTCTGGCAAATAATATCTTCCGCACTTCCCTTTTGAACAGCAGAG
This window of the Citrobacter freundii ATCC 8090 = MTCC 1658 = NBRC 12681 genome carries:
- the lpxP gene encoding kdo(2)-lipid IV(A) palmitoleoyltransferase; amino-acid sequence: MFPQCKFSRAFLHPRYWLTWFGVGVLWLLVQLPYPVLCFLGTRTGTLARPFLKRRESIARKNLELCFPNLSQEERDKLVDENFRSLGMGLLETGMAWFWPDRRVRKWFDVEGLDNLKRAQLQNRGVMVVGVHFMSLELGGRVMGLCQPMMATYRPHNNKLMEWIQTRGRMRSNKAMIGRNNLRGIVGALKKGEAVWFAPDQDYGRKGSSFAPFFAVKDVATTNGTYVLSRLSGAAMLTVTMVRKADNSGYRLFITPEMEGYPSDECQAAAYMNKIIEKEIMRAPEQYLWIHRRFKTRPMGEASLYI
- the pgtP gene encoding phosphoglycerate transporter PgtP, with the translated sequence MLSIFKAGPAANKVPAEKVQETYGRYRIQALLSVFLGYLAYYIVRNNFTLSTPYLKEHLDLSATQIGLLSSCMLIAYGISKGIMSSLADKASPKVFMACGLILCAIVNVGLGFSTGFWIFAALVVFNGLFQGMGVGPSFITIANWFPRKERGRVGAFWNISHNVGGGIVAPIVGAAFAILGSEHWQSASYIVPAGVAVLFAFIVLMLGKGSPRQEGLPALEQMMPEEKVVLNSRHTVQAPENMSAFQIFCTYVLRNKNAWYVSLVDVFVYMVRFGMISWLPIYLLTEKHFSKEQMSIAFLFFEWAAIPSTLLAGWLTDKLFKGRRMPLAMICMALIFVCLIGYWKSESLLMVTIFAAIVGCLIYVPQFLASVQTMEIVPSFAVGSAVGLRGFMSYIFGASLGTSLFGVMVDKMGWHGGFYLLMGGIVCCILFCYLSHRGALELEQQRKNAQQEEASLQLADAR
- a CDS encoding YfdY family protein, producing the protein MLYFWIFLALSILCVSCYIWQVMGAAASISAFLGMAILTALIYFFTMRLTNGNEMVTGLFLFLAPACGLIIRFMVGYGKQ